The Bacillaceae bacterium IKA-2 DNA window AAAATAGCTCCAAAAACGATATAAAGAATAGACGTTCCGATAATAATTCCTTCAAGTGAGGCTGCAAATACTTGAATAACCGAAACTCGCCAATAGACAACAGCTAAAATAGCAGTTGCCAAAAAACTTATCGGCATTGCTTTTACTGCTGGCATTCTAAGTACAACTAAAAACAGTAAAACAGCAATGATGGGTGTTAAGGCGACTAATGTAGTAAACATAACTAATTCCTTTCTTTCTGTCTGTGTGTGTGTGTTTGTTATCTGCTACTTTTCACTCGCTAATATCTTGTCTTCACTTTACGATAGTTTAAAATATAAGAAAAATTGTCGAATAAATGAAAAAAGACAGTTAACTGATGACCCGATAAGCAAATTTTTCATATCTTTCGATAATATCACATTAGATTTCTAATTCAAGCAGAGAATAGATATTTATTTCTTTTTTACTATTATCATTCTGCTTCAAACTCATCAATAAACTTAGTAATTAATTCCATAGAAAAACCACGAGCGTATAAAAACTGTTTAACCTTTTGCTTTTTTTCCCAACCGTCTTTACTTTGATATTTTCTCATTGCCTTTTCGCCCTGATAAGTAACTGCTTGCCATTCATCATCGAGGTTGGCTTCTACTTGTTCTATATCATCTTCTTGTTCTTTTAATATACTTAATGCTTGCTGAATAATATCTTGAGAAAAACCCTTTGAAAGTAATAATGAATATACTTTTCGATCTTGTTCTTTTCGTGAAGTCCTTCCGTTTGCAGTAGATTTTTTTTCGATAAAAGTCAATGCTTTTTCAAGCTGTTCATCGATACTAAATAATTTTAAGCTTTCATTTATATCATCTTCGCTAACACCCTTTTCAAACAATTCTTTTTTAATTGCCCCCGGGCCTTTTGAGTTTAAGTTTATTCTCGAGCGTACAAACGCCTTCGCAAATTCCAGATTATTTAGGTAGTCTTCTTTGGTTAAACGTTGAATAACGATTTGAATATCTTCCTCTCCAAGTTCTTTTTTAGTTAAATAATCGTTCATTTCTTTTTTTGTTCGCATTCGATAAGATAGAAAATTTATTGCATACTGGTAGCCTTTTCTTACTTTATCTTCAGATAAAATTTCTTCAATCATTTCTTTCGTTAGTTCCAGCTTTTTTCTTAATTGAAACTGAATTAAAACAGCTTCATCAACACTAAACGCATATTCCTCACCCTGACCATCGTCAAGAAAAATATTATAGCGGTCAGTTCTTTTCTTTTGCGTCGTAATTTTTGAAATAATAGTCAAATTAATCAATCCTTTATCAGAAAAATAAGTATTCCTTCTTTATGAACTTTTTTCCAGTTTCGATTATTCCTCTTGGAAGTGTTCAAGTTAGAATATTAGAAAGAAAGGTCAAAAAATTTAAAGGGTAGTTGGTTTAGATTTTATTTTATCTTTTCCTTTCCAACTTTCTACTTTCCAACTTTTTTCACAGCTAGAAAGATTTCTAGGTTAAAACGTTTAAACTTCCTTTCCTATCTTACAAGGTAACTTAGTAGCTTTTTTCATATCACTTCGGCATAATTAAACTAGAAACAAGTTTTTGGAGGTGTCATTATGAACGTTGTAATCGCAGGCGGAACTGGCTTAATAGGCTCACAATTAGTTGAACTTCTATTAAAGGACGACCACCACATTTACATTTTAACAAGAAATGCTGACAATAAGAAAAAAACAGCAAAGATCACCTATGTAAATTGGTTAAATGAAGGTGACAAACCTGAAACAGAATTACAGAATATTGATGTCGTCGTTAACTTAGCAGGTCAATCGATCAATAACCGTTGGACAGCAACTGAGAAAAAAAGAATTCTATCTAGCCGGATTAGCGCAACGAAAAATTGTCTTACGTTAATCGAAAATCTTAGTAAAAAGCCTAACGTTTTTCTAAATGCATCAGCAGTAGGTTTTTACGGTACTTCTCAAACAAACACCTTTACAGAAGCCGATAAAAAAGCTGGCACAGACTTTTTAGCTTCAGTAGTTGAGCAGTGGGAAGCAGAAGCGATAAAGGCAGAAAAGTTTGGAATCAGAACGGTATTCCTGCGTTTTGGAGTAGTGCTAGCTAAAGATGGTGGCGCGTTAAATAAGATGCTACTTCCTTATAAATTTTTTGCCGGCGGCACATTGGGTTCTGGCCAGCAATGGCTTTCATGGGTCCACATTGATGATGCCATTAAGATGATCCAATTTTCAATTGAAAATGAACAGATTAATGGTCCCATCAATATTACGGCACCAAATCCAGAGCGGATGGAAAATTTCGGAAAAACATTAGCAACGGTTTTAAACAAGCCCCATTGGCTTCCTGCCCCTAGTTTAGCACTGAAACTGCTATTAGGTGAAATGAGTATGCTTATTCTTAAAGGACAAAAGGCAATTCCAAAAAAAGCGGAAAATTCTGGATACCATTTTCAATACCCTGAATTGGATGCAGCCCTAAAAAATTTACTATAAAAAGAACGTTCAAAGGCGAAGGGAAGTTCTTCGCCTTTTTTTTTGTAGCAAAAATCAATTGTAATTTCAGTTCAAAAATGAATAATGATTACCAACTTAC harbors:
- the recX gene encoding recombination regulator RecX codes for the protein MINLTIISKITTQKKRTDRYNIFLDDGQGEEYAFSVDEAVLIQFQLRKKLELTKEMIEEILSEDKVRKGYQYAINFLSYRMRTKKEMNDYLTKKELGEEDIQIVIQRLTKEDYLNNLEFAKAFVRSRINLNSKGPGAIKKELFEKGVSEDDINESLKLFSIDEQLEKALTFIEKKSTANGRTSRKEQDRKVYSLLLSKGFSQDIIQQALSILKEQEDDIEQVEANLDDEWQAVTYQGEKAMRKYQSKDGWEKKQKVKQFLYARGFSMELITKFIDEFEAE
- a CDS encoding TIGR01777 family oxidoreductase, encoding MNVVIAGGTGLIGSQLVELLLKDDHHIYILTRNADNKKKTAKITYVNWLNEGDKPETELQNIDVVVNLAGQSINNRWTATEKKRILSSRISATKNCLTLIENLSKKPNVFLNASAVGFYGTSQTNTFTEADKKAGTDFLASVVEQWEAEAIKAEKFGIRTVFLRFGVVLAKDGGALNKMLLPYKFFAGGTLGSGQQWLSWVHIDDAIKMIQFSIENEQINGPINITAPNPERMENFGKTLATVLNKPHWLPAPSLALKLLLGEMSMLILKGQKAIPKKAENSGYHFQYPELDAALKNLL